The DNA sequence TACAGGAACGAGAAAATGCATGGAAGGCTTCAAAGGAAGTGGGACAAGTAGTAGAAGGAAAGCTATTAACACTTGTGAGAAAGCGAAACGAAGCTGCAAAAGCAGTAGGCTTTGATAATTACCATCAAATGTCCTTTAAAAACCAAGAGCTAGATCGAGAAGAAATATTCTCGATTTTCCAAAAGCTAATCGATGACTCAGATAAAGCGTTCCGCGCATTGAAGGCTGAGCTTGATGAGGAGATAGCAAGTAAGTTTAATATTACCGTGGAAGAAATACGACCTTGGCATTATGTTGACCCGTTCTTCCAGGAAGCGCCAGCCTCAGAGGAAACAAATCTTGATCCTTATTTTAAAAATGAAGACTTAAATAAGCTTACTGCGGATACATTCTCTGCTATGGGTATTCCGATTGATGATTTGTATGCGAAAAGTGATTTATTACCTCGCGAAGGTAAAAATCCGACAGCATTTTGTACAGATATGGACCGAGAAGGTGATACTCGCGTTTTATGTAATAATGAACCGAATGCATATTGGATGGGAACGATGCTTCACGAATTTGGTCATGCAGCATATTTCAAATATTTAGACCGAGAACTTCCTTTTATTTTGCGTTCTCCTGCGCATACGCTCACAACCGAAGCGATAGCAATGCTGTTTGGGAAAATGACGCAAAATAAAGAGTGGTTAAAAACGTTTTTAAAACTGGAAGATAGTAAACTAGATGAGCTTGCGCCAGCGTTAGAGAAGCATGAGCAGTTAATGATGCTAATAGCAGGTCGTTGGATCATTACATTCGTCTTTTTTGAAAAGGAATTATATGAAAATCCAGAGCAAGATTTAAATGGATTATGGTGGAAGCTAGTGAGTGAGATTCAGTTAGTGAACCCACCAGAAGGTCGTGATTTACCTGATTGGGCAGCTAAAATTCACTTTACTTTAGCACCAGTCTACTATCAAAACTATTTACTAGGAGAGTTGACTTCTGCACAGCTGCATCACTATATTAATAAACAAGTAAGTGATCAGTTTTTTACGCCAGAGGTTGGTCAAGTCTTAAATGAGCAGTTCTTTAAGCTAGGATCGAAATATCATTGGAATGAAAAAATTGAGCGAGTTACTGGTGAAAAGTTAAATCCTGAATATTTCTCTGAAGCGTATTGCAAAATAAAGTAATTGGTTGGGAGGGGGTGCCCTATTAAGCTATATAAAGTTTTAGCAATGGCTACGCGGCGCCTATGCCCACTCTAAGTCCTGTTTATAATGGAGTTTAAGGGATTGCTGTGGCTCCGTACATTGCTTTTAAGGTGACTTAATAGGAAAAAATCCGGAGGGCACTGAAAAAGTACATAGCAACTTTTTCAGTTGCTTTTATTTGTATTGCAGTCGCTCGCCTGATAGGAGAAACCCGCTCCTATCAGGTTTTTTAACGATTGCGACGGTTACGCACATTGATTAAGGGCACTTATAGAGCACCCTCTTTTGAGTGACTATGGTGCTTCTATCTATTTATTTTTTGTCGTATCTGCAAAGTGCACCATTGCATCACACATAAACTGAGCGAGTCCCTCTCCCATTTTATCAATGTTTTGTGTAAATCGTTCATCATCGACATACATTTGACCTAAACCTTTAAACGCTTCTAGCGAATAATTCCCGAAGTTTTTGTTTAAGCAATCAAACCATTCCTTGATTGCAGATTGCGCTTCTGCCGATTGAGGGGATTGATGTCTAAGTGCGGCGAGCTTACTATAAATTTCTGTTACTATTGCCTCTGGATCGCCAGGCATATTTGCAATTTTAGCTTTTGATTCGTCGACTGCTTGATCCCCCCAGCGTTCCCTTGCTTCTTGTTCGTAGCGGTTATTGTGAAAATCAAACCCTTCAAATTTTTCTTTGTTTGACATGTTAATTTCTCCTTTCGCGTGTCTCATTGTTTTATCAATCGTCTTAATCATTTTGTCGAGCCTTGAACGCTTTTCAAGTAATGATTTCCGCTGAAGTTCAAGTGCTCTTTCTCGATCAAATGTAGGACAATCGATTATTTCTTTCACTTTCTTTAAGGGAAATCCAAGCTCTTTAAAGAACAAAATTTGCTGCAGCTTCTCCAAATCCTTATCCGAGTATAGTCGGTATCCTGAATTGGTTATTTCATCAGGTGTTAAAAGATTTATTTCATCATAATGGTGTAGTGTGCGAATGCTAATACCAACAAGATTAGCCACTTCCTTCACTTTCATGCCCATGAGGAATACCCCCTTCAAAATTAAATATAAAGTATAACGTAACGTTAGGGTCAATATAAATTCAACAAGTTTTTCAAATAACATAAAAGGCTGTGTCAAAAGCAAGAAAATACTTTGATACAGCCTTTAGCATAAGTAGATTTATGACATTTGACGACAAATAGAAAGGTTGACTCAACAGATAATAAATCAACTGTTTGAGTCAACCTCATGACTTTTTTTTTAGTATAACATAGCTGGATTTTGAGTAACGAAACGATTCTGTGAGGAGCATGAAGGTATGGTGTTCGTTCTTTATGGGCGAATAACGACGGGAGTACCTATCGGGACAATGCTCGCTAATTCTTCTACATCTTGGTTATGCATTCGAATACATCCCTTCGAAACAGCATTGCCAATCGAACTAGGGTCATTCGTGCCATGGATGCCGTAGTGTTGCTTTGATAAGCTCATCCACATTGTCCCGAAAGCTCCCCCAGGGTTTGGTGCTTTATTAATAATAATAAATTTCCCAGTTGGGGTCTCATGGAGTATTCTACCGACAGCTATTGAATATTGTTTTTGCTGTACACCATCCTTTAAAAGAATGAGAGAGCGTCCTCGGATAGAAACATCAATAACATATGGAATAGTATTTAGTGGTGGAAAACCAGGGATGACGATCGATTGGCCAGGATAAATCACATTCGGATCAAGATTTGGATTGGCATTAATAATGGTCGTCAGTGGTGTTCGGTAATCGATTGCTATTTGATTCAGTGTTTCACCAGGAAGAACCGTATGAAAGAAAGGAATCACCTCCACTTAAGATTCGCGCAGCACTTTATTAGTTTTACTTTTATCATATGATGAAGTTATTAAATGGCACCACTACTAATAAAAAGATAAATATCGACCTTTTCCAATACCTCTTGAAGCCTTGCCCACGGTAAGTACCCGCTTGTAGAGCAACCAAGCTAAAATATATTTACAACAATCTATGAGAAAAGAGCCACTTGTGATTTTGATGTGATTTTGCCATGTGAATTCTAATGTGAAAGGTAAGGAATTGTTTTTTATATAAAAGTAAATGAGAAGATATATATAATCTTTCAATCTTTCAAGCAATGTAATGAAAGAAACGAGCAGAAATACTCAATTGAATAAATAAACGGAGAAATTCCGCTTATTTAATAAATAGCACTGAAAATAGTCTGAATAAACGGAGAAATTCCCCTTATTGACTCGAAACTATTGAAAAAGGGGGGATTTCCTTTGCATAAGCGGAAAAACTACCCTTATTTGCCACGAAATTAGGTCAAGTTTGATTTTAAACGGAAATTCTCCGCTTATTTTATTTCACTGGTAAAGAGAGGAATACAAGGAATTGACGATAAGCCAAGTTTATCTAATAAATTTCCAATAAAACCGCATTTACTCCAACAAACGATTCGTGAAATAAGTAAACATAAAAACAATGGTACGAAGAACTTTCGCGCCATTGTTTTTATGCGAATTATACTGTGAATCTAGTTGCGAAAGATGTAAGTTTAGCGTGTGAATTTGATTGTGATTTGACAATTTGCACCTCACAAGTAAACCCGTACTTTTTAATGATGCTTGTTCGTTTTTATAAATTTTTTTATAATGTTTTCTTTAAATGTATAAAAATAATGAGTAAATCCCTTTTGAATAGGAGGTGTAAAGCCTCTATTACTAACAGCTAGTTGACTATTTATTAAAGGTTCTCCTTCAAGAGGTGTAACATAATGGTAGTTTCCATTCCTGTCTTGTGTTCGTGCTTTCGTATTATCAGATAAATAGAGAAGTAACCATGACACCACTCTGTCTTTTATTTCAGTACTTAAGAGAGGGAATAAAATTTCTATTCTATTCTCCATGTTACGTGTCATTAAATCAGCGGAAGAAATAAATGTTTTTTCTTCACCATTATGATAGAAATAGTATATGCGACTATGCTCCAAATACTGCCCCACGATGCTTCGGACTGTAATATTTTCGCTTACTCCTTTTATACCAGGTCGTAAACAGCAAATCCCTCTTATAATAAGGTCAATTTTTACTCCTTTAGATGATGCTTCGTAAAATTTATCGATGATTTTTTTATCAGATAATGAATTCATTTTAGCGATAATCCGTCCATTGCCATATCCTTCGTGGTTTCTTATTTCTTTTTCTATTAATCTTATAAAGTCATCACGTATATCAAGGGGGGCTAGTGAAAAATGATGATATTCAGGTTTATCACAGTAGCCACTTATATAATTAAAAAATCTAGTTGCATCATTAGCTATTTCTTCTTCAGAAGTAATCAAACCAATGTCTGTATAAAGCTTGGCTGTTTTATCGTTATAATTACCAGTACCTAAGTGAACAAACCTCTCAATTTTTCCTTCCATACGCCTAACAATAAGTGTAATTTTACTATGGGTTTTTAGGCGTGTCATTCCGTAAATGACGTGACAACCTTCTTTTTCTAATTCTTTTGCCCAACTAACATTATTTTCCTCATCAAATCTTGCTTTTAATTCTATTAAAACAGTGACTTGTTTTCCGTTTATTGCAGCACGCTTTAGTGCATGAATGATAGGAGAATTCCCACTCACTCTGTAAAGCGTTTGTTTTATTGCTTGGACATTAGGATCGTTCGCAGCAAGAGAAATAAAGTCCACTACTGTCTGAAAGGAATCGTAAGGGTGATGTAATAGAATATCTTTCTTTAAAGCAACGTCGAAGATTTTTTTATTATCTTCTAAATCTACAGGCTGTTGTGAAACCATAGGCAGGTCGATAAGGGAGGGATTGAATCTCCCTATTTCTTCGTAGAAAGTAAATAAAAAAGTAAGATCAAGTGGGCCATTTACAATATACGTATCCTTTTCATGTATACCTAGTCTTTGTTTAAGATATTTTAGTACATTATGATCGTATTCATTTTCTTTTATCTCAAGGCGAACAGCGGCTCCCCATTTTCGTTTTTTCAGTTCTTTTTCGATTTCAATAAGTAGATCAATGGCTTCATCTTCGTGTATTGTTAAATCTGCATTTCTCGTAATTCTAAACGAAGTGACACTTTTGATAGACCTACCAAAGAATAGCTTATGAATAAAAGTAGTAATCAAATCCTCAAGTAATATATATTTCCGCTCATTCGTGAAAGATGGTATGAGAACGTAACGATCTAATACGGAAGGAACTTGAACAATGGCAAGTTTTCCAGAGAGATCTGTGATTTGTTCATGCTCGTTGTCTTGTCCATCTATTACAATAGCTAAATTTAAGCTTTTATTTAATAGCATCGGAAAGGGCCTGTACGCATCTATTGCTCTCGGAGTTAATACAGGATAAATTTGCTCATCAAAATATTGCTCTAAAAAGAACAATTCTTCTCTACTTAAGCTATTTATTTGAGTAAGGGAAATACCTTGTTTTGATAATAAAGAAAGTAACATTTCATATGTTTCGTACTGTTTTTTTACTAATGGTTGTGTTTTTTCTGCGATTAGGGTGAGTTGTTCCTTTGGAGTTAGACCTGCTTTATTTTCTGGTTTTGTAAATCCTGCTTTTACTTGGTCGGTTAAGCCTGCTACACGTACCATAAAAAACTCATCTAAATTAGAACTAAATATAGAAAGGAATTTAAAACGTTCCATTAGTAAATTACGTTCGTCTATCGCTTCTTCTAACACACGATAGTTAAATGCTAGCCAACTTAATTCGCGATTATTGTAATGCGTAGTATTAACCAAAGTGGAAATCTTCATTTGATATGTGCCCCCAGAAATAGCATTTAGTAAAATCGATTTAATTTACTCTCTTGAAGAATAACAAATCTATTTGTTGCAAATATTAACCATTTGTAAAATTTATGTAAATCTATTAAAGGGGGGTGTCTCAAAAGCTAAATAAGAGAGGCCACTGAAAAAGTACAGATCATCTTTATCGGTGGCCTTTAGTTCAATGGCAATGGCTCCGTTAGTTATGCGACTATTTTGAAAAAACGACCCATATGAGTCTAAAAAAAAGATTGCAACGAGTTCACTTCATTGTATGGAAGGAACTGAATAAGGTACAACCTTTTCAGTTCCCTTCAAAACAAGCTTTTGAGTGCTCCTATTGAGAAATTATACTGTTTTGTGTCTATTTCTGATTAGTGTTAAGCTGATACCTAGAAAAATTAATAGTAACCCGGCTAATAGCCATTGATATACATCCGTTGCTGTATCTGGAAGCGTTTTGTTTGAACCTTTCTTTTCATCTTCCACTATTTTCTTTTCAATATCGTCTTCTTTATCACTTTCTTTACTACCATCCTGTTCAGGGTTTTGATCAACTGAATCAGTAGAATCGACGTGATCTATAGGATCTATAGGATCAATAGGGTCGACAGGATCGATTGGATCGACTGGATCAACTGGATCAATAGGCTCTTGTTCCGTTCCTTCAAAAAATTCAAAAGCTGCAAACATACTAAAGTGGTTCGTCTGTGCCTGAATGACCCCGTTGTCTAATGTGCCGCCAATTGAAGTCCATTGTTCTTCCGATTTATCGTAGAAATATACACTTACGTTTTCTTCGTTATCGAATTCATGTACTAGTGGAAGCTTCAATGTCACATCATATTCTCCGAATTGTGTAAAGGGTTGACCATTATGCAAGAATGTAAAATTGTACACTTTGCTGAGAAGGTGGCCGATTTCATCAATTTTAGTAAGGTCTATTTCTTCCTCATTTACGTTTTCAAAAGAGAACTCCACTTCCCCAGAACTAAACATTGCAGCCGGGAAAGAAATTGTAAAAAAGTCTGTAGTAATATACACGTTTACGTTATTCTCTCTTAAAGCATCAATTTGAGATTGAGAGAATGTAATTTTTGAAATTGAACTAAACTCATCTGAATGCAGGTTAATTGCTAAAACACTATTCTTCGTGATTTTATCAACTATGTCGTCACTAATAAAAATAGTTTCCTCTTCTACTCTTGGATGTGCGAGAATTTCTACGTAAATCCGACTTCCTTCAACATAATCGATAGGACCTTCTTGTGCTTTTACGTATTCAACAACAGCTTCCCAAACAGTGATAGGTTCTATTTCAATTGTTTCGTTACTTAGAGTATAGTGTCCTCCATTATGCATAAAATCATTATATGCGACGGTATAAACAGCATCCTCAATAATTGGTGTTCCGTCCTCCAAATAAATGGAGACATCACTAAATGTTTGTGGACCATCCCCTTTTACGAGAATATAGTGAATTCCAGATGCCTGCAAATCTACGTTTCTATGAAAATTAGATTGACTCAAGATCATCTCTTTTAATTGTGCACCAGTAGTTTCCACTAGCACAATCTCATTTCCGAAACGATCTAACTGTTCAATTTGCTCTATTGTAATATCCCCAGCTGGAATATTTCCTGAAACAGAGCTTCCGTTAAGTAATCCAATGTCAGCGTTAGCGATTGAACGAACAGCATCGGCATATAAATTACCAAGACCTACGTCCATGGCCGACTTGTTGTCACTATATAAACCGTTAGTAGTAGCACCTATTGTGTTGCCATCTGGAGTATCTGCATTAGGATCAATTTTAATATTAATTCTACCTTCAATGTGATAGTTTAATTTTTGTCCTTGCAAGCCTAAATATTCAGCGTAATCTATCATTGCTGTTGTCATAGGTGTAACTTCATTGTAGAGGACTTCACCTTCAAAATGATATCCTGATCCGCCTGTCCCTATATAATCTGGAACAGCAACAAGGTAACTAGCATTCATATTGATAGGTTCATTATTAATCTCTAAAATGGCATCGATATATTGGCCGCTCGAATTAGTTAAAATCGTATAATGTAACCCAGAGGATTGTAGGTCTATTTGGTTACGTCCATCCCTTGTATAGGAATATTCGATAACATTTTTTATAGCTTCTCCAGTCATTTCTAGAAGCATGACTTGATTGTCAAATGGCTCAATACGATAAATATCTCCAATGGTAACGTCACCTGGAGAGATGGAATCACGAATGCCACCATTATTTGTGAAAGCTATGTCAGCACTTGCTGCAAAAGCCATAGCATCTGTCCAAAAGTTTCCTAATGGAGCGTCTGTTTCATACCTCTCATTACGAGATAAACCAGTTTCTGTTTCTCCAATGACAATGCTTAAAATTTCATCCATTTGCTCATTCCAGTGATCTACAATAGCTTGCACATCTTCATCTACTTCAGACAGTGAACTGATCTCCTGTAAACCTCCAGACACTTCTATTACTTGCTTTGTTTCTGGATCGATGGAAAGGTTAAGCTTACCAACATGACTAGCATAACCACCGGCTTGTGTAATAGGTGTGCCATTAACTACTTGAGGAGTGCTTAAAGTAGTATGAGTATGTCCGCCAATAATGGCGTCAAAGTAATCGACTTCTTCTGCTAAGCTTCTATCTGCACCATAACCAATATGTGTTAAAGCAATAATAATATCTGCTTGAGCTTCCATTTCATCTTGATATTGAAGAGCTGTTTCCACATAATCATGAAACTCGATGCCAACAATACCACTAGGTGCTGTTGCTGGCGGATTTTGTGTTAGTCCGAATACAGCAACATCAAAATCGTCAAATTCAAAGATGGTATATGGATCAGGTTGTTCAATCGGGATTTCTGGACTAACAGTCATGTTCGCGCTAATCCAAGGGAAATCGGATTGAATAACTCTTTCAGCAAAAACATCTTGTCCGTAATCAAACTCATGGTTTCCAATGACTAAAGCATCTAAGTTCATTTCGTTTAATATTTCAATAATAGGTTCTCCAAGATTAATATCATTGACTGGTGAACCACTGAAAATGTCACCTGCATCAAGGTAAAGAGAATTCTCAGCTGCTTCCCTTTCAGCATTAATGAAAGCGGCAGCCTTTCCTAATTCGTCAATTCTTGAATGAATGTCGTTCGTGTGTAAAATGGTTAAATCTAATACTTCTGAGTTTGGAGGATCATTAGGTTCAGGGTTAGTTGGCTCTAATTCACTATGCAATATTATTGAAATTCTGCCTTCTGATTCGTAATTAAGCCTTTTTCCTTGCTCTGTTAAGAATTCTGCATATTGAATCATAGCTGTAGTCACAGGCATTACTTCAGGATAAATAACTTCTCCAACAAAGTGATAACCTGAACCGCCAGTCCCTATAAAATCAGGCAAAGCAACTATATAAGTTTGTTCCATATTTAATGGCTCGCCATTTAACTCTAATATTGCATCAGAGTAATATCTGTTTTCGTCAGTTAGAATAGTGTAATGTAAACCGGATGTTTGCAGATCAACATTTCTAAATCTTGAATAAGAATATTGAATAACATCTTTAATCGCTTGTCCTGTCATTTCATAGAGCATTACTTGGTTATCGAATGGCTCAACACGATAAATATCTCCAATGGTAATAGCACCAGGTTCAATAGAATCACGAACACCACCATTGTTCGTAAAAGCCATATCAGCTTCTGTTGCCCAAACCATAGCATCGGTCCAGAAGTTACCTAATGCTATATCTCGACTATTTCTTCCATCACGAGTTAGGCCAGTATCGGATTCTCCAATAGTTATTTGAAGAATATCTTCCATCTGAATATTCCAGGAATCTATTATTGATTGAATATTTTCTTCTGTTTCTGTTAATTGATCAATTGATTGTAAATGTCCAGTAACATCTACAACTTCTTTTGTTTCAGGGTCAATAGAAAGGTTTAATTTACCAACATGGCTAGCATAGCCACCGGCTTGGGTAATTGGTGTTCCATTTACTACTTGAGGACTGTTAATAACAGAGTGGGAATGTCCACCTATAATAACATCAAAATAATCGACCGATTCTGCTAATCGCCTATCAGCACTGTTACCAATATGTGTTAAGGCAATAATAATATCTGCTTGAGCTTCCATTTCATCTTGATATTGAAGTGCTGTTTCCACGTAGTTATGAAACTCGATGCCAACAATACCACTAGGTGCCGTTGCGGGGGGATTTTGTGTAAGTCCGAATACAGCAACATCGAAATCGTCAAATTCAAAAATGGTATATGGATCAGGTTGTTCAATCGGGATTTCTGGACTAACAGTCATGTTCGCGCTAATCCAAGGGAAATCAGATTGAATAACTCTATCTGCAAAGGCATCTTGACCATAGTCAAACTCATGATTTCCTATTGTTAGTGCGTCTAAGTTCATTTCATTTAAAATTTCAATAATTGGTTCTCCAAGATTAATATCATTAACTGGTGAACCACCGAAAATGTCACCTGCATCAAGGTAAAGAGAATTCTCAGCTGCTTCCCTTTCTGCATTAATGAAAGCCGCAGCCTTTCCTAACTCGTCAATTCTTGAATGAATGTCGTTCGTGTGTAAAATGGTTAAATCTAATAAATCTTCATTGCCAGTTGTAACATTGTCTTCTGTAGTACTTTCTAGCGTTACAATGTCATCATTTGAAGAAGCGGATACCGTTTGGATAGGTGTCACAATACTAAAAACTAATGCTAGAATCATCCAATAGATAATTCCCTTAGACCAGGTTTTTTTCAAAAACATATGAAACCTCCTTGATAATTTTTGTAGCGCTTTCTCTCCTTCTAAGTGATTCACGGAATAAATTTGACAAGCCAGAGTTTTGTAAACTTGTCCAAAAGGAGTTAGACGCCACTCTATACAATACCAATGAGACTTTAATTAATGATTAAGGTAATGTAAGTAATTACCTAAAATAGTATGCCAAATATAAACAGCTGTTAAAAATAGTAATAATTCAATAGGATGTACTTCATAAACTAAATTATTTCTAGAAAATGTTATAGAATTGCAATAAAGAGATCATTTCTGGACTATGCAATTTCTACGTATTAAAATATGGATCAAAGGAGGGTGAAATACAATGGTACGTTTTGCAGTGATCGGAACAAATTGGATTACAGAGTCCTTTATTCAAGCTGGAGCGCAAGTTGATGATTTTCAACTAGTAGCTGTCTATTCAAGGACAAAAGAAAGAGCAGAGGAGTTCGCTGAGAAA is a window from the Evansella cellulosilytica DSM 2522 genome containing:
- a CDS encoding MerR family transcriptional regulator, giving the protein MGMKVKEVANLVGISIRTLHHYDEINLLTPDEITNSGYRLYSDKDLEKLQQILFFKELGFPLKKVKEIIDCPTFDRERALELQRKSLLEKRSRLDKMIKTIDKTMRHAKGEINMSNKEKFEGFDFHNNRYEQEARERWGDQAVDESKAKIANMPGDPEAIVTEIYSKLAALRHQSPQSAEAQSAIKEWFDCLNKNFGNYSLEAFKGLGQMYVDDERFTQNIDKMGEGLAQFMCDAMVHFADTTKNK
- a CDS encoding M2 family metallopeptidase; translated protein: MAVEQFLQTQNEKIRELYRGITNASWKAQTTGDKEWAQKVGEAQTQFRTYFSDKELYETVTSYLKMDNLSALQKRQLEALQKTLRENQLPKDILKELSQLSAELNHMFNTYAPEVDGKKLSANDIRNILLNSDDVQERENAWKASKEVGQVVEGKLLTLVRKRNEAAKAVGFDNYHQMSFKNQELDREEIFSIFQKLIDDSDKAFRALKAELDEEIASKFNITVEEIRPWHYVDPFFQEAPASEETNLDPYFKNEDLNKLTADTFSAMGIPIDDLYAKSDLLPREGKNPTAFCTDMDREGDTRVLCNNEPNAYWMGTMLHEFGHAAYFKYLDRELPFILRSPAHTLTTEAIAMLFGKMTQNKEWLKTFLKLEDSKLDELAPALEKHEQLMMLIAGRWIITFVFFEKELYENPEQDLNGLWWKLVSEIQLVNPPEGRDLPDWAAKIHFTLAPVYYQNYLLGELTSAQLHHYINKQVSDQFFTPEVGQVLNEQFFKLGSKYHWNEKIERVTGEKLNPEYFSEAYCKIK
- a CDS encoding 5'-nucleotidase C-terminal domain-containing protein; its protein translation is MFLKKTWSKGIIYWMILALVFSIVTPIQTVSASSNDDIVTLESTTEDNVTTGNEDLLDLTILHTNDIHSRIDELGKAAAFINAEREAAENSLYLDAGDIFGGSPVNDINLGEPIIEILNEMNLDALTIGNHEFDYGQDAFADRVIQSDFPWISANMTVSPEIPIEQPDPYTIFEFDDFDVAVFGLTQNPPATAPSGIVGIEFHNYVETALQYQDEMEAQADIIIALTHIGNSADRRLAESVDYFDVIIGGHSHSVINSPQVVNGTPITQAGGYASHVGKLNLSIDPETKEVVDVTGHLQSIDQLTETEENIQSIIDSWNIQMEDILQITIGESDTGLTRDGRNSRDIALGNFWTDAMVWATEADMAFTNNGGVRDSIEPGAITIGDIYRVEPFDNQVMLYEMTGQAIKDVIQYSYSRFRNVDLQTSGLHYTILTDENRYYSDAILELNGEPLNMEQTYIVALPDFIGTGGSGYHFVGEVIYPEVMPVTTAMIQYAEFLTEQGKRLNYESEGRISIILHSELEPTNPEPNDPPNSEVLDLTILHTNDIHSRIDELGKAAAFINAEREAAENSLYLDAGDIFSGSPVNDINLGEPIIEILNEMNLDALVIGNHEFDYGQDVFAERVIQSDFPWISANMTVSPEIPIEQPDPYTIFEFDDFDVAVFGLTQNPPATAPSGIVGIEFHDYVETALQYQDEMEAQADIIIALTHIGYGADRSLAEEVDYFDAIIGGHTHTTLSTPQVVNGTPITQAGGYASHVGKLNLSIDPETKQVIEVSGGLQEISSLSEVDEDVQAIVDHWNEQMDEILSIVIGETETGLSRNERYETDAPLGNFWTDAMAFAASADIAFTNNGGIRDSISPGDVTIGDIYRIEPFDNQVMLLEMTGEAIKNVIEYSYTRDGRNQIDLQSSGLHYTILTNSSGQYIDAILEINNEPINMNASYLVAVPDYIGTGGSGYHFEGEVLYNEVTPMTTAMIDYAEYLGLQGQKLNYHIEGRINIKIDPNADTPDGNTIGATTNGLYSDNKSAMDVGLGNLYADAVRSIANADIGLLNGSSVSGNIPAGDITIEQIEQLDRFGNEIVLVETTGAQLKEMILSQSNFHRNVDLQASGIHYILVKGDGPQTFSDVSIYLEDGTPIIEDAVYTVAYNDFMHNGGHYTLSNETIEIEPITVWEAVVEYVKAQEGPIDYVEGSRIYVEILAHPRVEEETIFISDDIVDKITKNSVLAINLHSDEFSSISKITFSQSQIDALRENNVNVYITTDFFTISFPAAMFSSGEVEFSFENVNEEEIDLTKIDEIGHLLSKVYNFTFLHNGQPFTQFGEYDVTLKLPLVHEFDNEENVSVYFYDKSEEQWTSIGGTLDNGVIQAQTNHFSMFAAFEFFEGTEQEPIDPVDPVDPIDPVDPIDPIDPIDHVDSTDSVDQNPEQDGSKESDKEDDIEKKIVEDEKKGSNKTLPDTATDVYQWLLAGLLLIFLGISLTLIRNRHKTV
- a CDS encoding RNA degradosome polyphosphate kinase, giving the protein MKISTLVNTTHYNNRELSWLAFNYRVLEEAIDERNLLMERFKFLSIFSSNLDEFFMVRVAGLTDQVKAGFTKPENKAGLTPKEQLTLIAEKTQPLVKKQYETYEMLLSLLSKQGISLTQINSLSREELFFLEQYFDEQIYPVLTPRAIDAYRPFPMLLNKSLNLAIVIDGQDNEHEQITDLSGKLAIVQVPSVLDRYVLIPSFTNERKYILLEDLITTFIHKLFFGRSIKSVTSFRITRNADLTIHEDEAIDLLIEIEKELKKRKWGAAVRLEIKENEYDHNVLKYLKQRLGIHEKDTYIVNGPLDLTFLFTFYEEIGRFNPSLIDLPMVSQQPVDLEDNKKIFDVALKKDILLHHPYDSFQTVVDFISLAANDPNVQAIKQTLYRVSGNSPIIHALKRAAINGKQVTVLIELKARFDEENNVSWAKELEKEGCHVIYGMTRLKTHSKITLIVRRMEGKIERFVHLGTGNYNDKTAKLYTDIGLITSEEEIANDATRFFNYISGYCDKPEYHHFSLAPLDIRDDFIRLIEKEIRNHEGYGNGRIIAKMNSLSDKKIIDKFYEASSKGVKIDLIIRGICCLRPGIKGVSENITVRSIVGQYLEHSRIYYFYHNGEEKTFISSADLMTRNMENRIEILFPLLSTEIKDRVVSWLLLYLSDNTKARTQDRNGNYHYVTPLEGEPLINSQLAVSNRGFTPPIQKGFTHYFYTFKENIIKKFIKTNKHH
- a CDS encoding L,D-transpeptidase family protein; this encodes MEVIPFFHTVLPGETLNQIAIDYRTPLTTIINANPNLDPNVIYPGQSIVIPGFPPLNTIPYVIDVSIRGRSLILLKDGVQQKQYSIAVGRILHETPTGKFIIINKAPNPGGAFGTMWMSLSKQHYGIHGTNDPSSIGNAVSKGCIRMHNQDVEELASIVPIGTPVVIRP